The genomic DNA CATGAGCAAAGTGGATTTAAATTAGACAGCCTGTTCATACAATTAAAATCCGAAGGCGAGAAAATCCATCTGAATACTTTTCACCTGGAAATGCCTCATTCAACCGTAAATATTGCCGATGCAACCCTGGATTATACGGGATCCGAATTGAGCGACCTGGCTAAATCCGCGGCATATTCCCTTCAACTGGATATTCCCCGGTTCAACCTTGCCGATATTAAAGCCTTTTCGCCATCTTTAGGATCTTTTTCCGACGACATTACCCTGAAAACTTCTATTAACGGAAAATTACCGGCCATTCACGTAGACAGCCTAAACGTTTCATACGGATCAAAAATATATCTGGACCTGAATGCGCTCATTTCAAATTACCTTAACTGGGATACTGCGCATGTGGAACTTCATTCCAAAATATCTGCCAAAGCCTCCGGAATTGGAGAAATCACCTCATTTTCAGGAATCACAACCCTTCCTGTTCAAACGAAAAATGTAGAACTGAAAGCAGCCATCACCGGATCATTACCGGATATGAAACTGGATATAACAGCCCTCTCATCTCCTTCCGGAGAATTGGATATCAAAGGAACCGGAGGATACCTGGTAAAAGACGGACAAATCAAATTCGATTTGAATATATCATCTACTGATTTTGATTTAAAAACATTATTGAATGACAATCCTGAGCTGGGACTGGTAACCATGTCATTATCCGCCAATGGGAGTATTGACAGCACCCAAAATATCGATGCGGGAATGAACCTGAATGTTGGTCATTTCGATTTCCATGGCCACGCTTATCAGGATATCATAGCATCGGGCAGCTATTCCGGTCAACAAGTAAATTTTATGTTAACCAGCAATGACCCGTTTGCACCATTACTCATCAAAGCCAAGGCCAATCTTTCTGACCAGCCTTCTGCAAATCTATACCTGAAAACACCCCGTTTGATGCCGGGAAAATTAAACCTGGTACCTGATGCTGAAGGGGACATCCTGCATGCGGTGATAAAAGCCGATGTGGAAGGGTTTGATCCAGAAAAAATGACGGCCATGTTAAGGTTAGATAGTGTCCGGTATCAAACAGGAAAAGGAAATGCAGATCTGAGTTATCTGGAATTGAATTATAAGGCATCTTCCGACTCAAAGAAAGCATTTCATTTGGATTCCAAATTGATCGATATTGATATGGATGGAAATTTTTCATTAAATACCATCGCACCATCTATACAAGGAACTTTATCGAAATATTTCCCGGAATTGATCCCTTTTGAAAAACCCATAGAGAAGACCAATGATCAATTGGGCATAAATATAACTATATATAATACCGAAAAATGGTCTAACCTGCTTAAGTTGCCTTTTTCTGTGAATGATTCGTTGATCATTACTGCCCGGTATAGTGCCAGTGATAATGAGATAAGTCTTAAAACCGATCTTCCAAAGATAAATGTCAATGACATCATATTAAGGAATAATTCGCTGAGTATCCTCACTGATACAGCTACAAATACGTTACATTTATTAGTAGGGACAAATGCATATACCGTAACTGATACCGTACAAGTAAAATTATTTGCCGAAACGCTTGCAGATAGTATAAAACTCGATTTAGGGGTGGATTTGAAAACTCCAGGTATTGATTTACAAACGCAGATAGGATTATTTGCTAAATTCGGCCAAAAGCAACCTGATATTTCCATACAATTACAACCTTCTATGCTTCGGGTTAATCAACAGGATGTTGATATAAAGCCAGCCAGTTTTTCTGTCAAAACAGATGAATATGAGATAGAAAATTTTGAGATTTTGTTTTCAGAAGCAGAATACCTGAAAGTAAATGGTCGTGTTTCAAAAGATGAATCAGACTCGATCAGGATAGCCCTCGCCGGAATACAAATTGAAACTTTACTGAAAGCCGTTCAGAGTGACCTGAATCTGAAAGGTGAAATAAATGGTAATATTGTTGCCAACCAGCTGTTGACTTCACCGATCATCCTGATCGATAGTTTTTCAATCAAAGGCATTGAGCTTCAAAATCAAACGATTGGTGATCTTGGGATAAAAAGCGCCTGGAACGAACAGAATCAGGCAGTAATGGTTAAGGCACAGTTTTCAAGGGATGACATTGCCCCGTCTGTTTTGGAAGGGTTAATTTTTCCAAAGGAAGATTCGCTACATCTGAAAACCAATATCCGCGATCTCAGACTTGCCTGGATTTCTCCTTTTACAGTCGGCATGCTGGATCATCTGAATGGAACATTAGGTATCAATCTGGAAGCAAAAGGAAAAATAACGTCTCCTTCCCTGAACGGCGCTATTTCGCTCAATGATGCTAACATAGGAGTAAGCATGACCAATGTTCAATACAAAATTTCCGATTCCATTATTATTTTACCGGACCGTATTTCGTTCGATGATTTCCGTATCACGGATGATCAAAATAAACA from Bacteroidales bacterium includes the following:
- a CDS encoding translocation/assembly module TamB domain-containing protein, with amino-acid sequence MSIGKFRLRPFSHLTLEQIYVADMNGDTLVYAGNLSAGFNLLPLLKSHLVIHDVELSQFDIHIKKDSVEAPFNFQFFIDAFASGDTTTTSSESNFTFEIGDIRLLQGKLSYDILDQVKQDSVFDVNHIHLRDVTVLASLPSIDLKKLNVTLRQLSFHEQSGFKLDSLFIQLKSEGEKIHLNTFHLEMPHSTVNIADATLDYTGSELSDLAKSAAYSLQLDIPRFNLADIKAFSPSLGSFSDDITLKTSINGKLPAIHVDSLNVSYGSKIYLDLNALISNYLNWDTAHVELHSKISAKASGIGEITSFSGITTLPVQTKNVELKAAITGSLPDMKLDITALSSPSGELDIKGTGGYLVKDGQIKFDLNISSTDFDLKTLLNDNPELGLVTMSLSANGSIDSTQNIDAGMNLNVGHFDFHGHAYQDIIASGSYSGQQVNFMLTSNDPFAPLLIKAKANLSDQPSANLYLKTPRLMPGKLNLVPDAEGDILHAVIKADVEGFDPEKMTAMLRLDSVRYQTGKGNADLSYLELNYKASSDSKKAFHLDSKLIDIDMDGNFSLNTIAPSIQGTLSKYFPELIPFEKPIEKTNDQLGINITIYNTEKWSNLLKLPFSVNDSLIITARYSASDNEISLKTDLPKINVNDIILRNNSLSILTDTATNTLHLLVGTNAYTVTDTVQVKLFAETLADSIKLDLGVDLKTPGIDLQTQIGLFAKFGQKQPDISIQLQPSMLRVNQQDVDIKPASFSVKTDEYEIENFEILFSEAEYLKVNGRVSKDESDSIRIALAGIQIETLLKAVQSDLNLKGEINGNIVANQLLTSPIILIDSFSIKGIELQNQTIGDLGIKSAWNEQNQAVMVKAQFSRDDIAPSVLEGLIFPKEDSLHLKTNIRDLRLAWISPFTVGMLDHLNGTLGINLEAKGKITSPSLNGAISLNDANIGVSMTNVQYKISDSIIILPDRISFDDFRITDDQNKQLVINGNVTHTNFSNIRPDLSLKLEDFMILNNPKQVDSLFYGTLRLSGSINTEGSDQDLLVKTTLKNSPDSKVYITIPESEASEAELYKSVIFINKDTLYNSPYFSNRAGIPQESAPQLPIRLQATIELTPDMLLGVVIDPKTKSQATIKGEGQVDFSYNMSNSDMNLFGDYKISEGEFSISVKNLVRRTFTIQPGGTVVFKGDPMATEFDVTAVYKLRADLRTLDQSFINEGLNSTRVNTECHITVSGNMDEMKISYEIKLPNVDESIQRKVNALMTTDEVVFQEIAYLLAVGSFFPPESTSGTSASGTSIVTSMLSSTLSNQLNKALEGVLSDNWSIGTELHADENDASKVEVDVNISTSLFDDRLILSTNIGYNNTSTTTSSGFSGDFEAMYKLTRSGNLLLRMYNTTSAKFSEQPGNTQGIGVIFRREAKRFISLFKRNKNKK